A stretch of DNA from Methylogaea oryzae:
CCGCGCCGCGCAGCCCCACCCAACCCGCGCCCCTCAGCCCGTCGTCCCAAGGGCTTCGAAACCGGTAAAGCCTACGCCTCCGGACCGAGGCCGAGGAATGCGTCGCGGGCAAGCGTAAGAAAGCAAAAAGCCCCGACTCCTCGCGGAGCCGGGGCTTTTATCGGGCCGGTCTTAGTGTTGTCCGGCCGGCTGGCCGATGGAAGCCGAGTCGTCTTCCTTCGGCTTATCGTCGGCGCTCACCGCCGTGCCGCCGCCGCTGCTGGGCGGCGTATCTTCCCAACCCTGGGGCGGCTGCGGCTCCTTGCCGGCCATGATGGCGTCGATTTGATCCCGGTCGATGGTCTCGTACTTAATCAACGCCTGCGCCATGGCATGCAGCTTGTCGAGATTTTCTTTCAGGATACGCTCGGCACGCTCGTAGTTGCGGTCGATGAAAGAGCGGATTTCCTCGTCGATCAAATGAGCGGTATCGTCGGACACCGACTTGTGCCGCGTCACGCTGCGGCCCAGGAACACTTCGCCTTCTTCTTCGCTGTAGGACAACGGCCCCAAGCGCTCCGACATGCCCCAACGGGTCACCATGTTGCGGGACAGGTTGGTGGCCCGCTCGATGTCGTTGGAAGCGCCGGTGGTGACGCGTTCGGAACCGACGATGATTTCCTCGGCGATGCGGCCGCCGAACAAGCTGGAAATCTGGCTTTCCAGTTTCTGCTTGCTGGCGCTGTACTGGTCGCGCTCCGGCAGGAACATGGTGATGCCCAGGGCGCGCCCGCGCGGCATGATGCTCACCTTGTACACCGGGTCGTGCTCCGGCACGGTCAGGCCGACGATGGCGTGGCCGGCTTCGTGATAGGCCGTCAGCTTTTTCTCGTCTTCGCTCATGACCATGGAATGACGTTCCACGCCCATGAGGATCTTGTCCTTGGCTTTTTCGAAGTCCTCCATCTGCACTTCGCGCTTGTTCTTGCGCGCGGCGAACAGGGCGGCCTCGTTGACCAGGTTGGCGAGATCCGCGCCGGAGAAGCCGGGCGTGCCGCGGGCCAAATCTTTCGGTACCACGTCGCCCGCCGCCGGCACCTTCTTCATGTGCACGTTGAGTATCTGCTCGCGGCCGCGCACGTCCGGCAGGCCAACCGTCACCTGGCGGTCGAAACGGCCGGGGCGCAGCAGAGCCGGATCGAGCACGTCCGGGCGGTTGGTGGCGGCGATGACGATGACGCCTTCGCTGCCTTCGAAACCATCCATTTCCACCAGCAACTGGTTGAGGGTCTGCTCGCGCTCGTCGTGGCCGCCGCCCAGGCCGGCGCCGCGATGGCGGCCCACCGCGTCGATTTCGTCGATGAAGATGATGCAGGGCGCGTGGCGCTTGGCCTGCTCGAACATGTCGCGCACGCGGGAGGCGCCCACGCCGACGAACATTTCCACGAAGTCGGAACCGGAAATGGTGAAGAACGGCACCTTGGCTTCGCCGGCGATGGCTTTGGCCAGCAAGGTTTTACCTGTACCCGGCGGCCCCACCATCAGCGCGCCGCGGGGAATCTTGCCGCCCAGTTTCTGGAACTTGCTGGGGTCTTTGAGGAAGTCGACCATTTCGGTCACTTCTTCCTTGGCCTCGTCGCAGCCCGCCACATCGGCGAAAGTCACTTTCACCTGGTCTTCTTCCAGCAAACGCGCCTTGCTCTTGCCGAAGGACATAGCGCCCCGGCCGCCGGCGCCGCCGCCCTGCATCTGGCGCATGAAGAAGAACCACACGCCGATCAACAGCAACATGGGGAACCAGGAGACGAACACCTGCATGAGGAACGACTGGGTCTCCGGCGGCTGCGCTTTGATTTCCACGCCGCTGGCCAGCAAATCGTCCACCATGTGGGGATCGTTGGGACTGTAGGTAGTGAACGGATCGCCGGCGGTGGTTTTGCCTTTAACCACTTGGCCGTCGATGACCACCTGCTGAATTTGGCCTGATTTGACCGAGTTGATGAATTGGGAGTACGACAATCCGGATTCCATCGAACCGCGACGGCCGCCGAAATTGTTGAACACCGCCATCAGGCCGACGGCGATGACCACCCACAATAGAATATTCTTTAGCATGTCGTTCAAGGGTATTCGCTCCCTAGGGGAAGGATGGTCGGAAGTCTATCGCAAACCCAGTGGCTTTACTATGGAAACGCCCACTGGGCGCAACTTGCAGCCGCCGAATCGGCGCTTTGGCCGGGAGGGATCGCCGGCACATGCTCGGCACCGATCGCGCTAAGCGTGGACACGATTACGATCATAGTGCAAATTTTAGACTAACGCACTGGGTTATTGTTCCTACCGCGCTTTAAAGCCGGTCGCCAACAGGTAAACCTCGCGGCTGCGCGAACGGGAAGCGTCGGGCTTTTTCACGGAGACGGCACTGAAGCAGCGCCGCACTTCCCGCACATAGTCGTCAAAGCCTTCGCCGTGGAACAGCTTGATGACGAAACTGCCGCCGGCCGCCAATAGCTCTATCGCCGCTTCCAGCGCCAGTTCGGCCAGGTGGATGGCGCGCGGCTGGTCCACCGCCTTGCTGCCGCTCATATTCGGCGCCATGTCGGACAACACCACCTGCACCTTGTCCGCCCCGACGGTTTCGCGCAATTGCGCCAACACCGAGTCCTCGCGAAAATCGCCCTGGATGAAGTCCACGCCGTCGATGGCGTCCATGGGCAAGATATCCAGCGCCACCACCTTGCCCTTGGCTCCGACACGGCCAACGGCGTACTCGGACCAACCGCCCGGCGCCGCGCCCAGATCGACCACGATCATGCCCGGTTTGAGCAAACGATAGCGCTCGTCCAACTCCCGCAGCTTGTACACGGCGCGGG
This window harbors:
- the ftsH gene encoding ATP-dependent zinc metalloprotease FtsH, with the protein product MLKNILLWVVIAVGLMAVFNNFGGRRGSMESGLSYSQFINSVKSGQIQQVVIDGQVVKGKTTAGDPFTTYSPNDPHMVDDLLASGVEIKAQPPETQSFLMQVFVSWFPMLLLIGVWFFFMRQMQGGGAGGRGAMSFGKSKARLLEEDQVKVTFADVAGCDEAKEEVTEMVDFLKDPSKFQKLGGKIPRGALMVGPPGTGKTLLAKAIAGEAKVPFFTISGSDFVEMFVGVGASRVRDMFEQAKRHAPCIIFIDEIDAVGRHRGAGLGGGHDEREQTLNQLLVEMDGFEGSEGVIVIAATNRPDVLDPALLRPGRFDRQVTVGLPDVRGREQILNVHMKKVPAAGDVVPKDLARGTPGFSGADLANLVNEAALFAARKNKREVQMEDFEKAKDKILMGVERHSMVMSEDEKKLTAYHEAGHAIVGLTVPEHDPVYKVSIMPRGRALGITMFLPERDQYSASKQKLESQISSLFGGRIAEEIIVGSERVTTGASNDIERATNLSRNMVTRWGMSERLGPLSYSEEEGEVFLGRSVTRHKSVSDDTAHLIDEEIRSFIDRNYERAERILKENLDKLHAMAQALIKYETIDRDQIDAIMAGKEPQPPQGWEDTPPSSGGGTAVSADDKPKEDDSASIGQPAGQH
- the rlmE gene encoding 23S rRNA (uridine(2552)-2'-O)-methyltransferase RlmE, encoding MMGKSQSSKRWLTEHFNDDYVKRAQKEGLRSRAVYKLRELDERYRLLKPGMIVVDLGAAPGGWSEYAVGRVGAKGKVVALDILPMDAIDGVDFIQGDFREDSVLAQLRETVGADKVQVVLSDMAPNMSGSKAVDQPRAIHLAELALEAAIELLAAGGSFVIKLFHGEGFDDYVREVRRCFSAVSVKKPDASRSRSREVYLLATGFKAR